A stretch of DNA from Prochlorococcus marinus str. SB:
CTTTAGAAGGAAATCCACTTAAAGATAGAGAAATTTTTGATTTATTAGGATTTGATTAGTCTAAATTAATCTAATCCAACCAATTGGCTTGTTAAATCATAAGTTTGTTGAGAGGTCTTAGTATCAATTATTCTTTTTGACAATTTTTGAGAGAAAGCTTTTCTGCCAGTTTTCTGACGATTTCCCCAGCTCCAATGGACTGATGGTTTAGCAAATTCCTTATAAGTTGCCACTTGAGCGACCCTCTCTCCTGCCAGTCTTTGTGAAACATATCCTTTTGTTATAAATTTTTGAAATATCGGGAAAAGGAATCTAAATAACCAAGGTGTATCTCTAAAAAGTTTTGTATCAGCAACACATCCAGGATATAGAGAATTTACAGTAATTTTATCTGCAGGATATCTTTTTGATAATTCCTGAACGGTCACCATATTGCAAAGTTTACTATCCTTATAAGCCTTACCAGGTTTAAATTTCTTTCCATTCGCCATACTTATTGGAGATAAAAAACCATTTTTGAATCCAGATAAATCTCCCAAATCAGCTGGAGCAGGAATAGGGATCCTTCCTCCAAGTTCTGAATAATTAGCCGTAACAGTTCCTAATACTGTAATTCTTGGCTTGAATACAGTTGATTTGCCATTTAAAACAATTTCTCTTTCAGAAGATAAAATATTTTCCATAAGTAGGTTTATCAGAAGAAAATGCCCAAAATGATTTACTGCCATAGAGTTTTCAAACCCCTGAGCAGACCTTTCAGGTCTCTTTAGTCTCGGTTTATAAACTGCTGCATTACAAATAAGAGAATTTATTGGCTTCTTAAATCTTTCTAATATTTCATCGCAACCTTTTCTTACATCATCCAAGTCAGAAAGATCTATTTCTATAAAGTGAACATTTTTAACATCCTCTTTTGTCAAGGATTCCTCAGCTATTTTTATAGCTCTCTTGTTTGATCGATTAACAGCTATTACCTCCCATCCAAATCTTAAAAGAGGTTTTAGAGTGTTTAATCCAACTCCTGAAGTTGTTCCTGTTATTAGGACTAAACCCTTAATGTTCTTACTCACTAGCAAAAAAGTTAATTGGAAAATGAAAAGTAGAATGATTAAAGATCATCCTTATCAACGCCATATTACTCTGATAATGTCCCTAGAAATTATTTGATCCTGATCCTTCATAAATCTTTGCTGACCTTCAGAAGAGAATAAATCATCAAGCTTATCTGTTAAAACATTAAATCTATGTTTTTCGTATAAAAATGAGTCTTGAATTTCCCTTAATCTGGTCAACCTTACTTTAGAACTATAGCCAAGCTTAATCAGGCTTATTATTGCTAGAAGGGAAAAGCTAATTTTTATAATTAAAAAAATCAATGATACAAAATTATCGTGTTTCTGTTGTCTTTTTATAAATACAGACCTTAAATATTTTTTGTGGAAAATACTATTTTTATAAAAAGATTTTGACAAATTAAGTTCTTGATATTTTTACTGAATAAATCAATTCAGTCTTAGTTTATTATTACCTTACAAATTTTAAATTTTCTAATAAAATTTAGTTCCTACCTAAACTAATTCCTAGTCTTAATGCTAGTACTCCTGCATGCATAACAACAATGAGGCTTAATGCAATA
This window harbors:
- a CDS encoding protochlorophyllide reductase, yielding MSKNIKGLVLITGTTSGVGLNTLKPLLRFGWEVIAVNRSNKRAIKIAEESLTKEDVKNVHFIEIDLSDLDDVRKGCDEILERFKKPINSLICNAAVYKPRLKRPERSAQGFENSMAVNHFGHFLLINLLMENILSSEREIVLNGKSTVFKPRITVLGTVTANYSELGGRIPIPAPADLGDLSGFKNGFLSPISMANGKKFKPGKAYKDSKLCNMVTVQELSKRYPADKITVNSLYPGCVADTKLFRDTPWLFRFLFPIFQKFITKGYVSQRLAGERVAQVATYKEFAKPSVHWSWGNRQKTGRKAFSQKLSKRIIDTKTSQQTYDLTSQLVGLD
- the psaM gene encoding photosystem I reaction center subunit XII, producing MEPSQTINLIALSLIVVMHAGVLALRLGISLGRN